The sequence TTTTTGTTTCCAGATCAAGAAATCTGTTTCGTTTTCCAGTGCTTCGATTTGCTGGTTGATGCAGCTTATGCGGTCTTCTTCTTTTCTGAAAAAACCATCCTTTTTCAGTAAATCATATATCGGAGGAACAAAACCCGGAAGGTGGTTTGTGTCTGCCAGCTTACCACTAAAGGCCGAAAGGAAACCCAACTCGCCATTTTGTTTCTGAACCACAAGCACACCGAACATTTTACCAATATTGGTGCCTTCCACATAATGGTCTAAACCAAAATCGTGCTGCCAATCTGTTTGCGTTAACAGATGATGTTGAAGCTGATTAGCCGCCAAAACACAAAGCGGATGAGGCTCGTAATAAAATGGGTAGGTAAACTTCTGAGGCAATTCTATATGCGCAGTATTTTCCGTGAAATACGTAAAGCAATTTGCCATGGATTGATAAGCATGCATAAAACGTTATTGCTAAAACAAAGCCAAAAGTACAAAGCTTTTGTATATTTCGTAAAATTGGTATAACTTAATTTGCAATTCATTGTTATGCGTAAAAGGAAACAGAGCGGAATTTGAATAATTATATAATTTCACTTTAACGCTTTAAAATATGAAACGAACCCCCAAAAAGTCGGGACAGGCTAATGGTAGTATCCTCTCACGCAAGGGAGGCACTATAGATAAGTTCTCCCGATACATTGGAGCCTATTCTAAATCAGTAATTATAATAAGATCGTTAGTATATGAAAAAGTTAGTTTATGGCCATATTGTGGATATTGAAATTTATAAGGATTTACTTTTCAAGGCAGGTGTTGAATGCTTAGTGAAAAATGAATTTGAACAAGCGTCGCGGGCTGGTTTTGGTGCCGGATTACCAGGTAATGCCGACTTGTATGTGGATGAATCAGATTTTGAGAAGGCCAGAGAGATTGTAAATGCATATAAAGAAACCAACCAATAGTATCTTAATGAAGAAAATAGTTTTGTTGGTGGGAGCCTGCTATGGATTGTTGTCCGTTGTATTGGGTGCTTTTGGTGCACACGCCCTAAAAAAAATATTGAGTGCGCAAGCCTTACAGAGTTTCGAAACAGGGGTTAAATATCAGATGTACCACGCCTTGGTGTTGTTGCTCATCGGTTTTTATTTTTCGTTTTCGTCAAAAATAGAAAGTTACATGGCATGGGCATTTATACTGGGTACTTTTTTGTTTTCGGTAAGTATTTACTTTTTGGCCTTAGGTACAACCCGCGATTGGACACTTGGTTGGCTGGGGCCGATAACACCTTTAGGTGGTTTATTCTTAATTATAGCCTGGGTACTGCTCATAGTAAATATTTATAACGGTATGAAATAATGAGTGTAGCGTGGTTTTATATTTTTTATGCTGCAAGCTTTAGCTTTTAATTCCTGACATAGTTTTTTTGTGCAAGGTCAATTTTATCCATCTTATTGCTTTAACCAATACAGTTTTTTTATGTATCTTTGCACAATTTTTTATTTGAACAGCTATGGCAATTATCATCAACGAAGTTTCAAGAACCTTTAACGAATACCTGATTATACCGGGTTTAACCACCAAGCAGCATACGCCCGACATTGTTGATATGAAGGCACCGTTAGTGCGCTTTAAAAAAGGCGAAGAATCAGCAATCACCTTAAATATACCCTTTGTATCTTCTATCATGCAGTCGGTTTCCGATAGCGGTATGGCCAAAGCATTGGCCAAAGAAGGAGGAATTTC comes from Saccharicrinis carchari and encodes:
- a CDS encoding putative signal transducing protein, which gives rise to MKKLVYGHIVDIEIYKDLLFKAGVECLVKNEFEQASRAGFGAGLPGNADLYVDESDFEKAREIVNAYKETNQ
- a CDS encoding DUF423 domain-containing protein — its product is MKKIVLLVGACYGLLSVVLGAFGAHALKKILSAQALQSFETGVKYQMYHALVLLLIGFYFSFSSKIESYMAWAFILGTFLFSVSIYFLALGTTRDWTLGWLGPITPLGGLFLIIAWVLLIVNIYNGMK